Genomic DNA from Streptomyces sp. PCS3-D2:
CGGCCTCTTCCAGGGCGCCGCGAACGGACGCGATGGTCGAGCCCTTCTGGCCGATGGCGACGTAGATGCAGCGGACCTGCTTGTTCACGTCGCCCGAGCGCCAGTTGTCGCGCTGGTTGATGATCGTGTCGACGGCCAGAGCGGTCTTGCCGGTCTGACGGTCACCAATGATCAGCTGACGCTGGCCACGGCCGATCGGCACCATCGCGTCGACGGCCTTGTAGCCGGTCTGCATGGGCTCGTGCACCGACTTACGGACCATGACGCCCGGGGCCTGCAGCTCGAGGGCGCGGCGGCCTTCGGTCGCGATCTCGCCGAGGCCGTCGATCGGGTTGCCGAGCGGGTCGACAACGCGGCCGAGGTAGCCCTCGCCGACGCCTACGGACAGAACCTCACCGGTGCGCTGCACCGGCTGGCCCTCCTCGATGCCGCTGAACTCGCCGAGGACGATCGCACCGATCTCGCGCTCCTCGAGGTTGAGGGCGAGACCGAGGGTGCCGTCCTCGAACTTCAGCAGCTCGTTCGCCATGGCGGAGGGCAGGCCCTCCACCTTCGCGATGCCGTCGCCGGCAACGCTGACCGTTCCGACCTCCTCGCGCGAGGCCGCGTCCGGCTGGTACGACTGGACAAAGGTCTCCAGTGCGTCCCGGATCTCCTCCGGCCGGATCGTGAGCTCCGCCATCTGGGTTCCCTGCTCTCCTTGTTGGGCCTGAAGCTTCTTAGGGGTCTGGGGGTGACCCCCAGGAATCTTCTGCAAGTTCTGCACGGCCCAACCGGGCCGCTAGGAATGCTTTGTACTTGTGGTGGCTGGTCAGCCGGCCATGCGGCGGGACGCCTCTGCGAGGCGGTCCGCGATGGTGCCGTCGATGACCTCGTCGCCGACGCGCACCGAGATCCCGCCGAGGACCTCGGGGTCCACGTCGAGGTTCAGGTGCATCTGGCGGCCGTACAGCTTGGCCAGCACCGCGCCGAGGCGCTGCTTCTGCACGTCGCTGAGCGGAACCGCGCTGGTCACGGTGGCGACCATGCGGTCACGGCGCTCGGCGGCGAGCTTGGAAAGGGACTCCAGTCCCGCTTCCAGGCTACGTCCACGCGGGTGCGTGACAAGACGGATCACCAGGCGCTCGGTGACGGCGTTCACCTTGCCGCCGAGCAGGCTGCGCAGCAGCTCGCTCTTGGCGGAGGCGGTGGCCGCACGGTCGGTCAGCGCGGCACGCAGCTCGGTGTTCGAGGACACGATCCGGCCGAAGCGGAAGATCTCGTCCTCGACGTTGTCGAGCGCGCCGGCCTGCTGGGCCGCCGTGAGGTCGGCGGTGGCCGCCAGCTCCTCCAGCGAGTCCACCAGGTCGCGGGACTGCGACCAGCGGGACCGGGCCATGCCGGACACCAGGTCGAGGGTCTCCCCGCCGACCTGACCGCCGAGCAGCCGAGCGACCAGCTCGGCCTTGGCCTCACCGGCCTGCGCCGGGTCCGTGATGACCCGACGCAGCGAGACCTCACGGTCGAGCAGCGCGGTGACAGCGGCCAGCTCACCGGCGAGCTTCGCCGCGTCGACGGACGTGTTGTCCGTCAGCGCGTCGAGACGCTCACGCGCGGAGGCCAGCGCCTCGCGGCTCGCTCCGTTCATCGGGCAGCCTCGGCCTTCTCCTCAAGCTCGCTGAGGAAACGGTCGATGGTGCGGCTCTGCCGGGCGTGGTCCTCCAGGGACTCGCCGACGAGCTTTCCGGCCAGGTCGGTGGCCAGCTTGCCCACGTCCTGACGCAGCGCCTGCGAGGCGGCCTTGCGGTCTGCCGCGATCTGGGCGTGGCCGGCAGCGATGATCTCCTCACGCTGCCGCTGGCCCTCTGCGCGCAGTTCTTCCTTCAGCGCAGTGCCCTGCTCCAGCGCTTCCTGGCGCAGGCGCGCGGCCTCGTGCCGGGCCTCGGCGAGCTGGGCCTTGTACTGCTCCAGGACGCTCTGGGCCTCGGTCTGAGCGGCTTCCGCCTTCTCGATACCGCCCTCGATGGACTCACGGCGCTCTTCCAGAACCTTGTTGATGTTCGGGAGGAGCTTCTTCGCGAGGAAACCGAAGACGATGACGAAGGCGATCAGACCGATGACGAGCTCGGGGATCGGCGGAACGAGGGGGTTCTCTCCACCCTCAGCCGCGAGAACCATGAGGTTCACATCAATGCCTTTCGTCTGTTCGGACTAGTGATCGCGATTCGTCAGCTGTAGACGAACGGCATGACCAGACCGATGAGGGCGAGCGCCTCACAGAAGGCGAAGCCGAGGATCTGGTTGGCGCGGATCAGACCGGCAGCCTCGGGCTGACGGGCGAGAGCCTGCGTGCCGTTACCGAAGATGATGCCGACGCCGACGCCGGGGCCGATGGCCGCGAGACCGTAACCAACGGAGCTGAGGGAGCCGGTGACGGCGGCAAGGGTCTGGGACATGCCAGTTCTTCCTTCTCTTTCACGGACCGGTGGGGGTTGGCCACCGGACGAATGGGGGCTGAGCGGGGTTGGGCGGTACTCAGTGGTGCTCGGCGAGCGCGCCCTGGAGGAAGCTGCACGCCAGGAGGACGAAGACGTACGCCTGGACAGCCTGGATGAAGAGCTCGAACGCGGTCATCACGATGACCATGACGAACGAGACGCCCGCGTAGGCGATACCGATCCCGTTCAGCAGGTACCAGCTGGCGATGGTGAACAGCAGCAGCAGGGTGTGACCGGCGAACATGTTCGCGAACAGTCGGACCGCGTGGGTGAAGGGGCGGACCAGGACGTTCGAGAAGAACTCGATGACCATGACCAGCGGGAGGACCGGGCCGAGCGACTTGTCGTAGCCGGTCAGGTTCTTGAAGCCGCCGACGAAGCCGTGACGCTTGAAGGTCACGCTCATCCAGATCACGTAGACGATCAGGGCGAGGGCCATCGGGTACGCGATGATCGAGGTCACCGGGAACTGGGCGAGCGGGATGATGGACCAGAGGTTCATCATCCAGACGAAGAAGAAGATCGAGACCATCAGGGGGACGTACTTCTCGCCCTCCTTCTTGCCCAGCGTCTCGTAGACGATGCCGCGGCGCACGAAGTCGTAACCGGCCTCGGCGACCATCTGGAGCTTGCCCGGGACGACCTTCGGCTTCCGGAACGCGGCCCAGAAGAACCCGACGATGATGATCGAGCCCAGCAGGGCGAGAAGCATCGTCTTGTTGAAGTAGAAGTTGCTGTCCGCGTCGCCGAAGATCGGCTGGAACAGGAACGAGTGCAGGCCGGGAGCCGGGAAGCCACAACCGTCGAAGATGTGGCAATCGGTCTCGAAGGCGAGCACCGTCGTCGGGTCAGCACTCACCGCGGGCTCCTTCAGCGTGGCGCATAGGTACGGCAACCTCGTTGTGTCGGCGCGGCGCACAGCCGCTGTTCGGCACTGGACTGGTGTTACGGATGATGGGGCGGCGATCAGGCATCGAGCCTCGCGATGGGACAGGCGTCAGCTCAGATGCCCGCGCCCGCAATGCCGCAGTTGGCACCGGACGATAGCAGGATCTCGAACGCTCACTTATCCCGGCCCTACCCTTCACGACTTCGGTCCCGGGTTTTCGGGCTTGTCGCCCTTCACCGGGTCCGGTTCGACGTAAAGGATCTTGGCCTTCATGTGAGCACGCGTCTGCGCGGCGATCCACACCAGGGTGGTGGCGACGAGCGTGATGGCGAAGGCCTTGGGGTTGAACAGCGTGGTGTTCTTGAACGCTGCGACGAAGACGAAAAGCAGCAGGATCTGGGCCGTGTAGAGCATGAGCCCCATGGCCTGGAAGAGGTGCGGAAGCGATTTCGCCGTGCGCTGCAGGACGACGAACCCGATGCCCATGAACAGGATCACGACCAGCGTCGCGACGACCGCTCCGACCACGCCCTTGCCGCCGACGACAAGCCCACTGATCAACGCGGCGAGTACGCCGGCGACGGCCGTGGGCACGGCGGCTTGCAGAAGGGATCGGACGTCATCTGACCGCATGGCGGTTTGCTCCGCGTGGTGGTGGGGGCACTGGACTCGTACGGGACGAGCGTAAGCCCGGTCCGAGAGAGAACCTCGGGCCAAGGGACCGTCGCACTACGGTCCTTCGGCTCTGTCGCCGGGTTTAGTGAACGGTATCACAAACTATTTGATGAGAGCTTTACCTGCCCAGTGTGCCGACTGTCACACATGAGAGTGACCCTGCGCGTGTGTGCGCGACAGGGGGGCTGGTTGTCTGCTAATGGACTTCCATGTCGGACATGTGAAGCAGGGGTCAGCGAGCGGATTCAGCCTTACGCCGCTCGGGGAAGCGCGAACGGGGGCCCACCGCGGTCGCGCCGTTGACGCCCGAGACGCCTGCGGCGATCGGCCCGGCGGGCTTCTGCTCGGCTCCCGACGCGTCCTGCAGGGCGGCCTCCGCCGCCGCCTCGGCCGCGCGCGCGGAGTGCCGGTAGCGGGGCGGGACCAGACGTTCGGCCCAGGCCGGGGTACGGGGCGTGAAGCGCGGCAGGAGCAGCAGGAAGAGCCCCACCGCGCTGAGCACGGCGATCACGAGCACGATCCACATCGCGGTGGAGTGCACGGAGTAGGCCACGGTGCCGAAGGCGATCAGGCCCGACCAGAAGTACATGATCAGGACGGCGCGGCTGTGCGAGTGGCCGAGTTCCAGCAGTCGGTGGTGCAGGTGCCCGCGGTCGGCCGCGAACGGCGACTGGCCGTTCCACGTACGCCGCACGATGGCCAGGATCAGGTCCGCCATCGGGATCGCAATGACCGTCAGGGGCAGGATCAGCGGGATGTAGGCGGGCAGCATCGCGTGCGTCGCGTTGCGCTCACCACCGGCGAACAGGGCCAGCGCGTCCGGGTCCACCTGCCCCGTCAGGGAGATCGCCGCGGCGGCCAGGACCAGACCGATGAGCATCGACCCGGAGTCGCCCATGAAGATCCGCGCGGGGTGCATGTTGTGCGGCAGGAAGCCCAGGCACATGCCCATCAGGATGGCGGCGAAGAGGGTCGCGGGGGCCGCGGACTCGATCCCGTAGCCGAACCAGATCCGGTAGGCGTACAGGAAGAGAGCGGCCGCCGCGATGCAGACCATGCCGGCGGCGAGGCCGTCGAGGCCGTCCACGAAGTTCACCGCGTTGATGGTGATCACGACGAGCGCCACGGTGAGCAGGTTGCCCTGCCACTGGGTGAGCGGGACCGTGCCGATGAAGGGGACCGGGATCCACAGGATCGTCAGTCCCTGCATGACCATCACACCGGCGGAGATCATCTGCGCGCCGAGCTTGATCAGGGCGTCGATCTCGAACTTGTCGTCCAGGACGCCGATCAGCCAGATCAGCGCGGCACCGGAGAGCAGGGCGCGCGGCTCGTTCGACTTCTCGAAGACCGCGTTGAGGTTCTGCAGGTGATCGGCGACCAGCAGGCCGGCGCACAGGCCGCCGAACATCGCGATCCCGCCGAGGCGCGGCGTCGGCTCGCGGTGCACGTCGCGGGCGCGGATCTCCGGCATGGCCCCGGCCGCGATCGCGAACTTCCGCACGGGCCCGGTCAGCAGGTAGGTCACCGCGACCGTGACGCAAAGCGTCAGCAGATATTCACGCACTGGCTGCCCCAGAAGTATCGCCGGCCATCTCAGCCCCACACATTAGCTGCGATGTCCCCTCCACCGAGGACGCGAGGGGTCCGTATACCGGTTCCACTACGCCCCTCTTGCCCCGTTTACTCCCCGTAAGGGGGAAATCCTGCTGTGAGCTCGCCGACCTCCGTACGTGTCTGCGCGGCTTCCCCGCGCAGCGCGGTCGCGAACAGCTCCGCGATCCGGAGCATCTCCGGCTCCCCCATCCCCTGGGTGGTCGCGGCGGCCGTCCCCATCCGGACCCCCCGCTGGTCCCCGTACGGCAGCACGCACGTGTCCAGCACGATCCCGGCGGCGGCCAGCCTGCCGCGGGCGGTCGGGCCGTCCACGCCCAGCGGCGCCGGGTCGGCGGTGATCATGTGCGTGTCGGTGCCGCCGGTGGTGATCGTGAACCCGCGTTCCTCCAGCGCCCCGGCCAGTACCCGGGCGTTGGCCACCACCCGGTGGGCGTAGGTGGCGAATTCCGGTCGGGCCGCCTCGCCGAAGGCCACCGCCTTGGCGGCGATGGTGTGCATCTGCGCCCCGCCCTGGGTGAACGGGAACACCGCCCGGTCGACGCGCTCGGCGAGATCGGCGCCGCACAGCAGCATCCCGCCGCGCGGCCCGCGCAGCACCTTGTGCGTGGTCGCGCAGACGACGTCCGCGTACGGGACCGGACTCGGCGCGGCCCCGCCGGCCACCAGCCCGATGGGATGCCCGGCGTCGGCGATCAGATACGCCCCGACCTCGTCGGCGATTTCCCGGAAGGCCG
This window encodes:
- a CDS encoding MraY family glycosyltransferase gives rise to the protein MGQPVREYLLTLCVTVAVTYLLTGPVRKFAIAAGAMPEIRARDVHREPTPRLGGIAMFGGLCAGLLVADHLQNLNAVFEKSNEPRALLSGAALIWLIGVLDDKFEIDALIKLGAQMISAGVMVMQGLTILWIPVPFIGTVPLTQWQGNLLTVALVVITINAVNFVDGLDGLAAGMVCIAAAALFLYAYRIWFGYGIESAAPATLFAAILMGMCLGFLPHNMHPARIFMGDSGSMLIGLVLAAAAISLTGQVDPDALALFAGGERNATHAMLPAYIPLILPLTVIAIPMADLILAIVRRTWNGQSPFAADRGHLHHRLLELGHSHSRAVLIMYFWSGLIAFGTVAYSVHSTAMWIVLVIAVLSAVGLFLLLLPRFTPRTPAWAERLVPPRYRHSARAAEAAAEAALQDASGAEQKPAGPIAAGVSGVNGATAVGPRSRFPERRKAESAR
- the glyA gene encoding serine hydroxymethyltransferase → MSVITQPTDLLRRQDPQMADVLAGEGRRQAGTLQLSAAENFTSTAVLAALGSPLANKYAEGYPGARYHGGCEYADMAEQIAVERAKALFGTEHANVQAHSGSSAVLAAYAALLRPGDTVLAMGLPYGGHLTHGSPANFSGHWFSFVGYGVDPRTGLIDYRQVQDLARAHRPRAIVCGSISYPRHPEYSAFREIADEVGAYLIADAGHPIGLVAGGAAPSPVPYADVVCATTHKVLRGPRGGMLLCGADLAERVDRAVFPFTQGGAQMHTIAAKAVAFGEAARPEFATYAHRVVANARVLAGALEERGFTITTGGTDTHMITADPAPLGVDGPTARGRLAAAGIVLDTCVLPYGDQRGVRMGTAAATTQGMGEPEMLRIAELFATALRGEAAQTRTEVGELTAGFPPYGE
- the atpB gene encoding F0F1 ATP synthase subunit A, producing the protein MKEPAVSADPTTVLAFETDCHIFDGCGFPAPGLHSFLFQPIFGDADSNFYFNKTMLLALLGSIIIVGFFWAAFRKPKVVPGKLQMVAEAGYDFVRRGIVYETLGKKEGEKYVPLMVSIFFFVWMMNLWSIIPLAQFPVTSIIAYPMALALIVYVIWMSVTFKRHGFVGGFKNLTGYDKSLGPVLPLVMVIEFFSNVLVRPFTHAVRLFANMFAGHTLLLLFTIASWYLLNGIGIAYAGVSFVMVIVMTAFELFIQAVQAYVFVLLACSFLQGALAEHH
- a CDS encoding F0F1 ATP synthase subunit delta, encoding MNGASREALASARERLDALTDNTSVDAAKLAGELAAVTALLDREVSLRRVITDPAQAGEAKAELVARLLGGQVGGETLDLVSGMARSRWSQSRDLVDSLEELAATADLTAAQQAGALDNVEDEIFRFGRIVSSNTELRAALTDRAATASAKSELLRSLLGGKVNAVTERLVIRLVTHPRGRSLEAGLESLSKLAAERRDRMVATVTSAVPLSDVQKQRLGAVLAKLYGRQMHLNLDVDPEVLGGISVRVGDEVIDGTIADRLAEASRRMAG
- a CDS encoding F0F1 ATP synthase subunit B → MVLAAEGGENPLVPPIPELVIGLIAFVIVFGFLAKKLLPNINKVLEERRESIEGGIEKAEAAQTEAQSVLEQYKAQLAEARHEAARLRQEALEQGTALKEELRAEGQRQREEIIAAGHAQIAADRKAASQALRQDVGKLATDLAGKLVGESLEDHARQSRTIDRFLSELEEKAEAAR
- the atpE gene encoding ATP synthase F0 subunit C; translated protein: MSQTLAAVTGSLSSVGYGLAAIGPGVGVGIIFGNGTQALARQPEAAGLIRANQILGFAFCEALALIGLVMPFVYS